The Coregonus clupeaformis isolate EN_2021a chromosome 20, ASM2061545v1, whole genome shotgun sequence genome contains a region encoding:
- the golga7ba gene encoding golgin A7 family, member Ba: MATEFHNLQELRHSASLANKVFLQRDYSEGTTCRFQTKFPAELESRIERTLFEDTVKTLNNHYAEAEKIGGQSYLEGCLACTTAYVIFLCMETRYEKVLKKIGRYIQEQNEKVYAPRGLLITDPIERGMRVIEISIYEDRGSSGSCSGSSSTSGSSAR; encoded by the exons ATGGCGACAGAG TTCCATAACCTCCAGGAGTTGAGGCACAGTGCATCTCTGGCCAACAAGGTGTTcctccagagagactacagtgaAGGGACCACCTGCCGCTTCCAGACCAAGTTCCCTGCAGAGCTGGAGAGCAGG ATTGAGCGGACGTTGTTTGAGGACACAGTGAAGACGTTGAATAACCACTATGCGGAGGCAGAGAAGATCGGAGGCCAGTCCTACCTGGAGGGATGTCTGGCCTGCACTACAGCCTACGTCATCTTCCTCTGTATGGAGACACGCTATGAGAAG GTGTTGAAGAAGATAGGCAGGTACATCCAGGAGCAGAATGAGAAGGTCTATGCCCCCCGAGGTCTGCTGATCACTGACCCCATTGAGAGGGGCATGAGGGTT ATAGAGATCTCTATCTATGAGGACCGAGGCTCCAGTGGCTCCTGCTCAGGCTCCAGCTCTACATCCGGCAGCAGTGCTCGGTGA
- the crtac1a gene encoding cartilage acidic protein 1a: protein MMLRWWAGLPLLLPLLVLCGRGLAQSSEPMFRSVTETVLPPDNQHNPTQLNYGMAVTDVDGDGDLEVVVAGYNGPNLVLKYDRGQRRLVNIAVDDRSSPFYALRDPLGNAIGVTACDIDGDGREEIYFLNTNNAYSGRATYSDKLFKFRNGRFEDLLGDDINVRRGVANRMAGRSVACVDRKGTGRYAVYVANYASGNVGPHALIEMDEAASDLAKGIIALSDVAAQAGVNKYTGGRGVVVGPILSQSSSDVFCDNENGPNFLFRNNGDGTFTDMAQQAGVEDRHQHGRGVALADFNADGKTDIVYGNWNGQHRLYLQDNNQRFRDIASGPFSSPSPVRTVIAADFDNDQELDIFFNNIAYRGHAPNRLFRVARRAGADPQIEELNVGEAAEPQGRGTGATVTDFDGDGQLDLLVAHGESASQPISVFKVTQGSSNHWLRVIPRTRFGSFARGARVTAYTNQSGALTRIIDGGSGYLCEMEPVAHFGLGKDEVTVVEVYWPDGRSVARPLQPGDMNSVMEIGYPKEGEESVLTPDTQCGEGFLVKNGRCAGI from the exons ATGATGCTGCGTTGGTGGGCGGGTCTTCCCCTGCTCCTCCCCCTCCTGGTGCTGTGTGGGCGTGGCTTGGCCCAGAGTTCTGAGCCCATGTTCCGGTCGGTGACTGAGACAGTCCTGCCTCCTGACAACCAGCACAACCCCACCCAGCTGAACTATGGGATGGCCGTTACTGATGTGGACGGGGACGGAGACCTGGAGGTGGTGGTGgcggg GTACAACGGTCCTAACCTGGTCCTGAAGTATGACCGTGGTCAGCGGAGGCTGGTGAATATAGCGGTGGACGACCGCAGCTCTCCCTTCTACGCCCTGAGAGACCCCCTGGGGAACGCCATCGGGGTGACGGCCTGCGACATAGACGGGGACGGGCGGGAGGAGATCTACTTCCTCAATACAAACAACGCTTACTCTg GTCGGGCCACATACTCTGACAAGCTCTTTAAGTTCCGTAACGGACGCTTCGAGGACCTGCTGGGTGATGACATCAACGTGCGCCGAGGAGTAGCCAATCGGATGGCAGGACGCTCCGTGGCGTGTGTGGACAGAAAG GGTACAGGGCGTTATGCTGTGTATGTAGCTAACTATGCCAGTGGTAATGTTGGTCCCCATGCCCTGATAGAGATGGACGAGGCAGCCAGTGACCTGGCCAAAGGCATCATCGCCCTGTCTGACGTAGCAGCACAGGCCGGGGTCAACAAGTACACAG GTGGGCGTGGTGTAGTGGTTGGACCAATCCTGAGCCAGAGCAGCTCTGACGTGTTCTGTGACAACGAGAACGGACCTAACTTCCTGTTCCGGAACAATGGAGACGGAACCTTCACTGACATGGCTCAacaggcag GTGTGGAGGACCGCCACCAACACGGCCGAGGCGTGGCGCTGGCAGACTTTAACGCTGACGGAAAGACTGACATCGTCTACGGAAACTGGAATGGCCAGCACAGACTGTACCTACAGGACAACAACCAGAGATTCAGG gacATAGCCAGTGGGccattctcctctccctctcctgtgaGGACGGTCATTGCTGCTGACTTTGACAACGACCAGGAGCTGGACATCTTCTTCAACAACATCGCCTACAGAGGACACGCCCCCAACAGGCTCTTTAG GGTGGCCAGGAGGGCTGGTGCTGACCCCCAGATAGAGGAGCTAAACGTGGGGGAGGCAGCAGAGCCACAGGGCCGGGGTACAG GTGCCACGGTAACAGACTTTGACGGGGACGGTCAGTTGGACCTGCTGGTGGCTCATGGGGAGAGTGCCTCTCAGCCCATCTCTGTCTTCAAGGTCACTCAG GGCTCGTCCAATCACTGGCTGCGTGTAATCCCTCGCACGCGGTTCGGCTCCTTTGCCCGTGGGGCCCGAGTCACGGCCTACACAAATCAGAGCGGGGCTCTCACACGCATCATCGACGGAGGCTCGGGGTACCTCTGTGAGATGGAGCCTGTCGCCCACTTCGGACTGG GCAAGGACGAGGTCACCGTGGTGGAGGTCTATTGGCCGGATGGCCGTTCCGTGGCCCGCCCACTGCAGCCTGGTGATATGAACTCTGTGATGGAGATTGGCTACCCTAAAGAAGGGGAGGAGTCTGTGCTGACCCCTGATACCCAG TGTGGGGAAGGATTCCTTGTCAAGAATGGCCGCTGTGCAG gtATATGA
- the r3hcc1l gene encoding coiled-coil domain-containing protein R3HCC1L, translating to MVMEGEQTQEDSTQPQPPVSCSKKPDKSLYQPKKKQDGPKDKAQTQGDGKPKPRPRYTDKARKNAKNKKDKGGKTGGEGNGVLNGEAKLEERVEGGGEKGPQNDGQAATANQEGDGVVGSRLEGGSESSPEREGGSREGIEEGLQEEEEEEESWDALFDDEGECLDPHVLEELAIKQGRKKRPVQEARFDYYSLDQDGEGDGDTELREDELSNIIEIYDFPTEFKTEDLVKSFQAYQQRGFDIQFVDDTHALALFNSPIAAREALRTKHPLLKVRSLAKASVTTRAKARSCSDYLLPTKERPQTSAVLARRLVMGALGVKSPQSKEHREAEKKKLQDAREQKRLAAKQRDDAWEGKA from the exons ATGGTGATGGAGGGGGAACAAACTCAAGAGGACAGTacccaaccccagccccccgTGTCCTGCTCCAAGAAGCCAGACAAGTCCCTCTACCAGCCCAAGAAGAAGCAGGACGGCCCCAAAGATAAGGCCCAAACCCAGGGAGACGGCAAACCAAAGCCCAGGCCTCGCTACACGGACAAGGCCCGAAAAAACGCCAAGAACAAGAAGGACAAAGgagggaagacaggaggagaggggaatgGAGTCCTAAACGGTGAGGCCAAACTGGAGGAGAGggtagaaggaggaggggagaaagggCCACAAAATGATGGACAGGCTGCTACAGCCAATCAGGAAGGAGATGGAGTTGTGGGCTCGCgactggagggagggagcgagagttCTCCTGAGAGAGAAGGGGGATCCCGGGAGGGGATAGAGGAAGGCCttcaggaagaggaagaggaggaggagagctggGACGCTCTCTTTGATGACGAAGGAGAGTGTTTGGACCCCCATGTGCTAGAGGAG cTGGCCATAAAGCAGGGGAGGAAGAAGCGGCCGGTGCAGGAGGCCAGGTTTGACTACTACAGCTTGGATCAGGATGGAGAGGGGGACGGAGACACTGAGCTCAGAGAGGATGAGCTGTCTAACATCATAGAAATCTACGACTTCCCCACAGAGTTTAAGACTGAAGACCTGGTCAAATCCTTCCAGGCCTACCA gcAGAGAGGCTTTGACATCCAGTTTGTGGACGATACACACGCCCTGGCTCTCTTCAACAGCCCCATAGCAG ctcgGGAGGCTCTGAGGACCAAACATCCTCTGTTGAAGGTCAGGTCTCTGGCTAAAGCCTCCGTCACCACCAGGGCAAAGGCTCGCAGCTGCTCAG actaCCTGCTCCCTACTAAGGAGCGTCCCCAGACCAGTGCAGTGTTGGCCCGCAGGCTGGTGATGGGGGCGCTGGGTGTCAAGAGTCCCCAGAGCAAAGAGCACCGCGAAGCAGAGAAAAAAAAACTGCAAGATGCCAGAG